In Nicotiana tabacum cultivar K326 chromosome 10, ASM71507v2, whole genome shotgun sequence, the DNA window TAGAAAGTTGGCTACTGCATTAAGAAGGGAACCTTGgtataactggtaaagttgttgtcatatgACCAAGAGGTAACGGATTCAAGCCGTGCAAACAGCCTcctgcagaaatgcagggtacggctgcgtacaatagacccttgtggtccagtCCTTCCCCGAACCCCGCACATAACGGGAGCTTAGCGCACCGGGCTGCTCTTTGGCTTCTGCATTAAAATTTGGAAGCAAGCAAGAGGGGTACTTTCTCCCCGTGTTACTAATAGAGGCCATGGATGGACCAAATAGCTACTATAAGCAGAACATATTCTGTGACCAGCAATTATTATCAATTCGAAAACCTGAGATTATTGAAATCATACATCTTTAAAATAGGGGAAGAACCAAGCATTCTCATATGCACCATACAGACAAAAGGAAGTTTATGCCCTCATTTCccttattatttttcctttgtggATGTTTGGATGGCATGGAGGGTATTTGCAGTAGAAGTTTTGCTTTGTACTAATCATTTTGCACCCCAGCCACCTCCTCCTGGTGTCAAAATCTGAAGTATTTCCCCAGCCTGCACCTCAATTGTGTTTTTACCACCAACATACACCTTCCTTTTATCTTTCGTGATGAGGAAATTAGCACCCCGAGCCCCATCTTTTCCACCCATCAGCCCCCTCGGTGCATGCACACACCTTTCTGAAAGGATGCTCACAATGACCGGCCGCCTGAATTCAATCTCCCTGATAATGCCATCACCTCCTTTATGTTGTCCAGCACCTCCACTATTCTCTCTTATTCCAAACTTATGCAATATAACTGGGTATCTTTGCTCAAAGATCTCTGGATCTGTCATTCGGGTGTTGGTCATATGGCACTGGACTGCACTTGTCCCATCCCAAGTAGGACCAGCTCCACTTCCACCGCCAATTGTTTCGTAGTAACCAAAAGTGTCATCCCCAAAGGTTAAATTATTCATGCAACCCTGTGAACAAGCACAAGCTTGGAATGCAGTAAGAACGACGTCAGTTATCCTCTGTGACGTAAGAACATTACCACCCACCACTGCAGCCTTGTCACTTGGAGAGAGAAATGAACCAGGAGGTATATAAATCTTTACAGGAGCCAAGCAACCTTGATTGAGAGGGATATCAACGTTCACCAAACAGCGTACACAGTAAATGACTGCAGCAGCTGTCACTGCCTCTGGGGCATTCCAATTACCATAAACTTCTGGACTGGTTCCGGAGAAATCAAAAAATGCTTCTCCCTTCAGAGAGTCTATAGTAAGCTTTAAGTGTATGGTAGACCCATCATCCATGTAATCTTCCTCTTCAATAGTCACTACGCCTCCCTTTCCAGACATTTTTGCTTCAGAAGAAACTCTCACGGCAACAGATTTAAGCATTTCTCTCACTGCTTCTTCAGCATTAGCCTGCACATAGTTCATGTACGCTTGGACAGTTTCCAGACCATATTGCTCAATAAGCTCGTTGATAAGGGTAATTCCTCTCTGATTTGCAGCTACTTGTGCATGAAGGTCAGATAAATTATCTTGAAGCCTGCGCGTTCCTGGAATGttatgagttgattcttcagaaCAAGGGTAACGAAGAAGTTTGGTGATTCCTTCTTCTTGAAAAGTTCCCTTCTCAACAAGCTTGAATGCTTTTATTGCTGCTCCTTCCTCCCATATGAACTTTGAGAAAGGCGGCATACTTCCAGGAGTAATACCTCCAATCTCTGCATGATGCCCTCTACTTGCGACAAAGAATATCAATCTACCTTTGTTGAAAACAGGCGTAATAACAGTTATATCAGGCAGGTGGCTACCACCAGCAGAAGGATGATTGGCGACTAAAACATCTCCCTCGTTTAGATTGTCACCCCAGTGCTTCAGCTGCCATCGTACAGTGCTCGACATAGCCCCCAAGTGCACAGGAACATGGGGTGCATTTGCCACAAGCCCACCATCAGGGCCAAAAAGTGCACAAGAAAAGTCTAGCCGCTCTTTAATATTTGTTGATATAGAAGTCCTCTGCAAGGTGCGCCCCATCTGTTCAGCTATTCCCATAAACCGGTTGTTGAAAATTGAGAGCTGCACAACATCTGCAACTTTTTCATCTACTTTTGCAGTATTGGAAGATGACTCGATCTCTATTTTAATGTTGCCATATTTAGTAATAATGGCCTTGCAGTTGGGCTCAACAATGACAGTGCTATTGCCATTCATGATAATTGCTGGGCCAGGAACGACATTCCCATATGCCAGATTATCAAGCTTGAACAAAGGAGTGTCATTCCATCCATTCCCAAAGTATACCTTGTAGTGACTTTCAATTTTAGGGGAACAAGGGGAAGAATCTAGGGCTCGAGGCTTCAGTATGTTAGTGACTCCAACACCGCGAACCCTAACATCACATATAACTATATTCCTGTTTTGAAGTTTAAATCCATACTCCCTCTGGAACAACTTGACAAATTCGGCAGCATAATCAGGAGGTAACCCATCATCATTGATTGGTCTCTTTACCATGATTGCGGTGTCTGTTCCCTCATACCTtaagtttaagtatgtttcgctAGTGATACTTTCTTCTCTGAACCCTTGCTCCTGCAGCTTATCCTTCACCTGCTTCAGCAAGATAGTTTCTCTGCGAGAAGCTTCAATCACAGAATCAGGGCCATAAACAGCTGAATACGGCTCTTGCGCATCTTCTACCACATCAGCTAACCCCATACCATACGCACTTAAGATTCCACATAACCTGTGAATAAGAACTTCCTTCATTCCAAGTGATCTAGCAATGGCAC includes these proteins:
- the LOC107781908 gene encoding 5-oxoprolinase 1, yielding MGSQSEGKLKFCIDRGGTFTDVYAEIPGKTEGRVMKLLSVDPSNYDDAPVEGIRRILEEFTGKKIPRSSKIPTDKIEWVRMGTTVATNALLERKGERIALCVTRGFRDLLQIGNQARPHIFDLTVSKPSNLYEEVVEVDERVELVLEKDGGVDLDSSASLVQGVSGELVKVVKPLDEEALKPLLNSLLQRGISCLAVVLLHSYTYPQHEILLEKLALSLGFRHVSISSALTPMVRAVPRGFTASVDAYLTPVIKEYLSGFMSKFDEGLGKLNVLFMQSDGGLAPEHRFSGHKAILSGPAGGVVGYSQTLFGIETDKALIGFDMGGTSTDVSRYAGTYEQVIETQVAGAIIQAPQLDVNTVAAGGGSKLKFQFGSFRVGPDSVGAHPGPVCYRKGGQLAVTDANLILGYVIPDFFPSIFGPNEDQPLDIDATREEFEKLARQINSYRKSQDSSARDMTVEEIAQGFVNVANETMCRPIRQLTEMKGHETSHHALACFGGAGPQHACAIARSLGMKEVLIHRLCGILSAYGMGLADVVEDAQEPYSAVYGPDSVIEASRRETILLKQVKDKLQEQGFREESITSETYLNLRYEGTDTAIMVKRPINDDGLPPDYAAEFVKLFQREYGFKLQNRNIVICDVRVRGVGVTNILKPRALDSSPCSPKIESHYKVYFGNGWNDTPLFKLDNLAYGNVVPGPAIIMNGNSTVIVEPNCKAIITKYGNIKIEIESSSNTAKVDEKVADVVQLSIFNNRFMGIAEQMGRTLQRTSISTNIKERLDFSCALFGPDGGLVANAPHVPVHLGAMSSTVRWQLKHWGDNLNEGDVLVANHPSAGGSHLPDITVITPVFNKGRLIFFVASRGHHAEIGGITPGSMPPFSKFIWEEGAAIKAFKLVEKGTFQEEGITKLLRYPCSEESTHNIPGTRRLQDNLSDLHAQVAANQRGITLINELIEQYGLETVQAYMNYVQANAEEAVREMLKSVAVRVSSEAKMSGKGGVVTIEEEDYMDDGSTIHLKLTIDSLKGEAFFDFSGTSPEVYGNWNAPEAVTAAAVIYCVRCLVNVDIPLNQGCLAPVKIYIPPGSFLSPSDKAAVVGGNVLTSQRITDVVLTAFQACACSQGCMNNLTFGDDTFGYYETIGGGSGAGPTWDGTSAVQCHMTNTRMTDPEIFEQRYPVILHKFGIRENSGGAGQHKGGDGIIREIEFRRPVIVSILSERCVHAPRGLMGGKDGARGANFLITKDKRKVYVGGKNTIEVQAGEILQILTPGGGGWGAK